One stretch of Chryseobacterium fluminis DNA includes these proteins:
- a CDS encoding radical SAM protein: protein MPVRNYTYYDYTISLCPECLKRVGAKIIIEDEAVFMTKRCPDHGFFKTKIASDVHYYKNIRNYNKASEMPLHFGTEVEYGCPYDCGLCVDHEQHSCLSIVEVTDRCNLTCPTCYAMSSPHYGSHRSLEEIEAMFDIIVKNEGEPDVVQISGGEPTIHPEFFKIMDIAKSKPIKHLMLNTNGIRIANDPGFAEKLAAYAPEFEIYLQFDSFKPEVLTDFRGKDLTDVRMKALEKLNALNLSTTLVIVLQQGKNIDEIGKIIEFALKQKCVRGITFQPVEIAGRNREDSSHEKITLTEVRQEILNQFPLLNSDDIIPVPCNPDALAMGYILKLEGEIIPLTRYINPADLLNNETRNTIVYEQDTGLQMQLLDIFSTGISVDKVQPKVNQLLCCLPEVSAPNLDYDNLFRIIIMNFMDAHDFDVRAVKKSCVHIVNKDLKLIPFETMNLFYRDDKIKYLEELRKEDKILF from the coding sequence ATGCCAGTAAGAAACTATACGTATTACGATTATACCATCAGCCTGTGTCCAGAATGCCTGAAAAGGGTAGGCGCCAAGATTATTATAGAGGATGAAGCTGTTTTTATGACGAAGAGATGTCCCGATCATGGCTTTTTTAAAACAAAGATCGCATCGGATGTCCATTATTATAAAAACATCAGAAATTACAACAAAGCCTCTGAAATGCCTTTACATTTCGGGACGGAGGTAGAATACGGCTGTCCTTATGACTGTGGATTATGTGTAGATCATGAGCAGCATAGCTGTCTCTCTATCGTGGAAGTGACAGACCGGTGTAATCTGACCTGTCCGACCTGCTATGCCATGTCATCACCTCACTACGGAAGCCACAGGAGCCTGGAAGAGATAGAAGCCATGTTTGATATCATTGTCAAAAATGAAGGAGAGCCGGATGTGGTACAGATCAGTGGTGGCGAACCAACCATCCATCCTGAATTTTTTAAGATAATGGATATCGCAAAATCCAAACCTATTAAACACCTGATGCTGAATACCAATGGTATACGGATCGCCAATGATCCGGGATTCGCCGAAAAATTGGCTGCATATGCTCCGGAATTTGAGATTTATCTGCAGTTTGACTCATTTAAACCTGAAGTTTTAACGGATTTCAGAGGAAAGGATCTTACTGATGTCAGAATGAAAGCCCTGGAAAAATTAAATGCCTTAAATCTTTCAACCACTCTTGTCATCGTTCTTCAGCAAGGTAAAAATATTGATGAAATAGGTAAAATCATTGAGTTTGCCTTAAAACAGAAATGCGTTCGAGGGATCACTTTTCAGCCGGTAGAAATTGCCGGTAGAAACAGGGAAGATTCCTCACATGAAAAAATTACATTAACAGAAGTACGACAGGAAATTTTAAATCAGTTTCCTCTTTTAAATTCGGACGATATTATTCCGGTGCCCTGTAATCCTGACGCTCTGGCTATGGGATATATCCTGAAGCTGGAAGGAGAAATTATTCCGTTAACGCGTTATATCAATCCTGCTGATCTGCTGAATAATGAAACCCGGAATACCATCGTATACGAGCAGGACACCGGCCTACAGATGCAGCTTCTGGATATTTTCAGTACAGGTATCTCTGTAGATAAAGTACAGCCTAAAGTCAATCAGTTATTGTGCTGTCTTCCCGAAGTTTCTGCACCCAATTTAGATTACGATAATCTTTTCAGGATCATCATTATGAATTTTATGGACGCTCATGATTTTGATGTACGTGCTGTAAAGAAATCATGTGTTCATATCGTCAATAAAGACTTAAAGCTGATTCCTTTCGAAACCATGAACCTCTTTTACCGGGATGATAAAATTAAATACCTGGAAGAATTACGAAAAGAAGATAAGATTTTGTTTTAA
- the surE gene encoding 5'/3'-nucleotidase SurE translates to MERPLILVTNDDGITAPGIRNLISFMNEIGEVVVVAPNSPQSGKGHAITINSTLSYEEVQLEGPQRDFSCSGTPVDCVKMALDKILPRRPDIVVSGINHGANSSINVIYSGTMSAAVEAGVENLPAIGFSLLDFSWEADFTQAKEHIQNIVRRTLENPMPKGIVLNVNIPKLSKAEIKGIKVCKQAKAKWEESFDERVNPHGKKYYWLTGYFNNMDESPDADETALANGYISIVPVKFDLTAYEYMATLEKVMNFD, encoded by the coding sequence ATGGAAAGACCACTTATTTTGGTTACTAATGATGACGGAATCACAGCACCTGGTATCAGAAATCTTATCAGTTTCATGAACGAAATCGGAGAAGTAGTTGTTGTAGCTCCAAATTCTCCCCAAAGCGGTAAAGGCCATGCCATTACTATCAATTCTACGCTTAGTTACGAAGAAGTGCAGCTGGAAGGTCCACAGAGAGATTTTTCGTGCAGCGGAACTCCTGTTGACTGTGTGAAGATGGCTCTTGATAAAATTCTCCCGAGAAGACCGGACATCGTCGTTTCAGGGATTAATCACGGAGCTAACTCTTCCATTAATGTTATCTATTCCGGGACGATGTCTGCCGCGGTGGAAGCCGGTGTAGAAAATCTTCCTGCCATCGGGTTTTCATTATTGGATTTCAGCTGGGAAGCAGATTTTACGCAGGCCAAAGAGCATATCCAGAATATCGTCAGAAGAACACTGGAAAATCCAATGCCAAAGGGTATTGTTCTGAATGTAAATATCCCGAAACTTTCTAAAGCAGAGATAAAGGGAATCAAAGTCTGCAAACAGGCTAAGGCAAAATGGGAAGAAAGTTTTGACGAAAGGGTAAATCCTCACGGCAAAAAATATTATTGGCTGACAGGCTATTTCAACAATATGGATGAATCTCCGGATGCAGATGAAACTGCTTTGGCCAATGGCTATATCTCAATCGTTCCGGTAAAGTTCGACTTGACAGCCTACGAATACATGGCAACACTGGAAAAAGTAATGAATTTCGATTAG
- a CDS encoding carboxy terminal-processing peptidase, with product MFCFNSPKNDDEKMQTIMVSVKNTLSYLHYSPKPINDAYSKDVYKHYFEMVDPAKRYFLQSDMDEFGKHETKLDDYLNIGDLTFYKLTIDRLYQRVDEIDKITQDIFSKPINLEEDETLTLEPKLKKVPANKQEQYNEWKKFIKYNILQEIESMNSKEEAQKEKKDSVQKFNLKDTITLKILTPEQKRVKATDEVKDLVKETFTRFKKRKKMDWFTVYMNSYTEVFDPHTNYYSPKDKEDFDTQFVGKVIGIGALIQEKKGNLYLGALTIGAPAWKSKQLSEGDKILKVRSKPKEDAVNVVGMLSDEAVRLIRGEKGTPVTLTVQKKDGTTKDVTMIREEVAIEDTFARSIIVNSPNGKKYGFINLPSFNADFEDAKGRNASDDIKNEIIKLKAQNIEGIILDLRNNGGGSLTEVGDIMGLFMEAGPYVQVKDGNGKIQTLKNKNETPVWTGPLVIMQNELSASASEILAGVMQDYGRAMIIGSPQSFGKGTVQTFVDLNRFLNTEDDFGSLKLTIQKFYRITGESTQRKGIVSHIQMKDFFTYAEIGERYDDFALAWDKIPSTNFKKLNYFNVQALEKASNDRMAKNAKYQLLLESAQWREKLDKEETITLNINKFNELMKQRKSQIEKFKSLTKSENGLQFTMYPNEVEREKKDEAFKKKSEIWVKNLKKICTFRKP from the coding sequence ATGTTTTGTTTCAATTCGCCTAAAAATGATGATGAAAAGATGCAGACGATAATGGTGAGCGTAAAAAATACCCTTTCCTATTTACATTACAGTCCGAAACCGATCAATGATGCATATTCTAAAGATGTGTATAAGCATTATTTCGAGATGGTGGATCCTGCCAAAAGATATTTCCTGCAGTCGGATATGGATGAATTCGGCAAGCATGAGACCAAACTTGATGATTACCTGAACATCGGAGATCTTACCTTTTATAAACTTACGATCGACAGGCTTTATCAAAGGGTAGACGAAATCGATAAAATCACTCAGGACATTTTCAGCAAGCCCATTAATCTTGAAGAGGATGAAACTTTAACGCTTGAGCCTAAGCTGAAGAAAGTTCCTGCCAATAAGCAGGAGCAGTATAATGAGTGGAAGAAATTCATCAAATATAATATTCTTCAGGAAATTGAGTCTATGAATAGCAAAGAAGAAGCTCAGAAAGAGAAAAAAGACTCTGTTCAGAAGTTTAATTTAAAAGATACCATTACACTTAAAATCCTTACCCCTGAACAGAAAAGAGTGAAGGCTACCGATGAGGTAAAGGATCTGGTAAAAGAAACTTTCACAAGATTCAAGAAGAGAAAAAAAATGGACTGGTTTACGGTGTACATGAATTCTTATACTGAAGTTTTTGATCCCCACACCAACTATTATTCTCCTAAAGATAAAGAAGACTTTGACACTCAGTTTGTTGGAAAGGTCATTGGTATCGGTGCGCTGATTCAGGAGAAAAAAGGAAATCTTTATCTGGGTGCCCTTACGATTGGGGCTCCTGCATGGAAATCCAAGCAGCTTTCTGAAGGAGATAAGATCTTAAAAGTAAGATCAAAACCTAAAGAAGATGCTGTAAATGTCGTAGGGATGCTTTCTGACGAAGCGGTACGTCTGATCCGGGGAGAAAAAGGTACTCCGGTAACTTTAACGGTTCAGAAAAAAGACGGAACAACGAAAGATGTAACTATGATCCGTGAAGAGGTGGCCATCGAAGATACATTTGCCAGAAGTATCATCGTCAATTCTCCGAATGGGAAGAAATACGGATTCATTAACCTTCCGAGCTTTAATGCTGATTTTGAAGATGCTAAGGGAAGAAATGCTTCTGATGACATCAAAAATGAGATCATTAAGTTAAAAGCTCAGAATATTGAAGGAATTATTTTAGACCTTAGAAACAACGGTGGAGGTTCTCTTACCGAAGTAGGTGATATCATGGGACTTTTTATGGAAGCAGGACCTTATGTCCAGGTAAAAGACGGAAACGGAAAGATCCAGACCCTGAAGAATAAAAATGAAACGCCGGTTTGGACAGGTCCACTGGTTATTATGCAGAACGAGCTTTCGGCTTCGGCTTCTGAAATTCTCGCAGGGGTAATGCAGGACTACGGAAGAGCGATGATTATCGGGTCTCCACAGTCTTTCGGAAAAGGAACCGTTCAGACATTTGTCGATCTAAACAGATTTTTAAATACAGAAGATGACTTTGGATCATTAAAGCTGACGATTCAGAAATTTTACAGAATTACCGGAGAATCTACACAGAGAAAGGGTATCGTTTCTCATATTCAGATGAAAGATTTCTTTACGTATGCTGAAATTGGAGAAAGATATGATGATTTTGCCCTGGCCTGGGATAAAATTCCAAGTACCAACTTCAAGAAACTGAATTATTTCAATGTACAAGCTCTTGAAAAGGCGAGCAATGACAGAATGGCTAAAAATGCCAAGTATCAATTACTTCTGGAGTCTGCGCAATGGAGAGAAAAATTGGACAAGGAAGAAACCATTACTCTGAATATTAACAAATTCAACGAGTTAATGAAACAGAGAAAATCTCAGATAGAAAAATTCAAATCGCTGACGAAATCTGAAAATGGTCTTCAGTTTACTATGTATCCTAATGAGGTGGAAAGAGAGAAAAAAGATGAAGCTTTCAAAAAGAAATCTGAAATCTGGGTTAAGAATCTTAAAAAGATCTGTACCTTCAGGAAGCCATGA
- a CDS encoding superoxide dismutase family protein, producing MKVQTLALLAGCALFAVSCGTTKTYSVLAKSNTQTGGTAKFMQKGDDVIMKLDVTNLTPGIHAVHIHEKGDCSAADGTSTGGHWNPAKDDHGKWGAEHFHMGDIGNLTADQSGNATLTFKTDKWCLGCADESKNIIGKGIIVHAAADDFHTQPTGNAGGRVGCVEIK from the coding sequence ATGAAAGTACAAACATTAGCACTACTGGCAGGATGTGCATTATTTGCCGTTTCCTGTGGAACGACAAAAACGTATTCTGTACTCGCAAAAAGCAACACTCAGACAGGAGGAACGGCAAAATTTATGCAGAAAGGAGATGACGTCATCATGAAACTTGATGTTACCAATCTTACTCCGGGAATTCATGCCGTGCATATTCATGAAAAAGGAGACTGCTCTGCGGCGGACGGAACCTCAACGGGAGGACACTGGAATCCTGCAAAGGACGATCACGGAAAATGGGGTGCCGAGCATTTCCATATGGGAGATATCGGAAATCTGACAGCAGATCAGAGCGGAAATGCCACTTTAACCTTCAAAACCGATAAATGGTGTCTTGGCTGTGCCGATGAGTCTAAAAATATCATCGGAAAAGGAATTATTGTGCATGCTGCCGCTGACGATTTCCATACCCAGCCTACCGGAAATGCGGGTGGAAGAGTTGGATGTGTAGAAATAAAATAG
- a CDS encoding AraC family transcriptional regulator: MKDYKKRMVKAIEYIDHHIDTELTLEKVSEIAAYSPFHFHRIFRLITQETIQQYIIRKRIEKSAFYLAVKKDLTIKDIYLLAGFSSHSAFHKTFKKHYGRSPSEFRNLAPEKFHKIQLKQSKNGQVDTVFQQYICTIENLLNWTEMNLKIKVTTLPEMNLAAVMSLGIANVEPSYNILMNWAKGKKLFPKENVKMISVYHDSFKVTPPDKVRIHACMLLDAKLQKQEGEVFSETVGSGKFIIGSGEFTLADFEQCWVSLFLWMNENRYSVRKAFPFEIYHTNFKEHPEGKMVVDFCIPVS, translated from the coding sequence TTGAAAGATTATAAAAAAAGAATGGTGAAGGCGATAGAGTATATTGATCATCATATTGATACGGAACTTACTCTGGAAAAAGTTTCAGAAATAGCCGCTTACTCACCATTTCATTTTCACAGAATCTTCAGGCTGATTACCCAAGAAACAATTCAGCAATACATCATTAGAAAAAGAATTGAAAAAAGTGCCTTTTATCTTGCGGTAAAAAAGGACCTGACTATAAAAGATATTTACCTTCTGGCTGGTTTTTCCAGTCATTCTGCCTTTCATAAAACTTTTAAAAAGCATTATGGAAGATCCCCATCCGAATTCAGAAATTTGGCTCCCGAAAAATTTCACAAAATTCAATTAAAACAAAGCAAGAACGGACAAGTGGATACGGTTTTTCAACAATACATTTGCACTATAGAAAACCTGTTAAACTGGACTGAAATGAATTTAAAGATTAAAGTAACGACTCTGCCGGAAATGAATCTTGCTGCGGTAATGAGTCTTGGCATTGCCAATGTGGAACCTTCTTACAATATTTTGATGAATTGGGCGAAAGGGAAAAAATTATTTCCAAAGGAGAATGTAAAAATGATATCTGTGTATCATGACAGTTTTAAAGTTACCCCTCCGGATAAAGTGCGGATTCATGCCTGTATGCTTCTGGATGCAAAACTGCAAAAGCAGGAGGGTGAAGTTTTTTCTGAAACTGTTGGCAGCGGAAAATTCATTATCGGTAGCGGAGAGTTCACGCTGGCTGATTTTGAGCAATGCTGGGTATCTCTTTTTTTATGGATGAATGAAAACAGATACTCCGTGAGAAAAGCTTTTCCCTTTGAAATTTATCACACCAATTTTAAAGAACATCCGGAAGGAAAAATGGTGGTGGATTTCTGTATTCCTGTCAGTTAG